A window of Ignavibacterium sp. contains these coding sequences:
- a CDS encoding efflux RND transporter periplasmic adaptor subunit, whose protein sequence is MNKAKSLLIILLSALIVVSCGKKENNNQNKTDETIPVEVTLVKKSMIDREIELVGNLMAWKEANLAAQTTARVQKIYVDAGSRVKEGDLLFEMDDTQLAQSKIQYQVAKDNYDRLKPLYESGSISQSQFDQVKAAYETSEKAYQLLLTNTQFRAPFSGVVTAKRLNEGEVFLLAPGGVGAPTIVSLMQINPLKLILNVSESNLKDVKLNQTVEIKSDIFPDETFRGTINRINPAVNPSSRTFEVEVKIPNPNEKLKPGMYVRAKILIGKTEGIIVNRSAALKQLGSTAYYGFIVKDNTAKRVELTLGKEFDSLVEITSGLNEGDYVVTRGQGLLKDGSKVEIKVKAE, encoded by the coding sequence ATGAATAAAGCAAAATCACTTTTGATAATCTTACTTTCAGCTTTAATTGTAGTTAGTTGTGGTAAGAAGGAAAATAATAATCAGAATAAAACAGATGAAACGATTCCTGTTGAAGTAACATTAGTTAAAAAGTCAATGATTGATCGGGAAATTGAGTTGGTGGGAAATCTTATGGCCTGGAAAGAAGCTAATCTTGCTGCACAGACAACAGCAAGAGTTCAGAAAATTTATGTTGATGCCGGTTCAAGAGTAAAAGAAGGTGATTTACTTTTTGAAATGGATGATACTCAGCTTGCGCAGTCAAAAATTCAATATCAGGTTGCAAAGGATAATTACGACAGATTGAAGCCACTTTATGAATCCGGCTCAATTTCTCAATCTCAGTTTGATCAGGTTAAAGCTGCTTATGAAACCTCAGAAAAAGCTTATCAGCTTTTATTAACCAACACTCAGTTTCGTGCACCGTTTAGCGGCGTTGTTACTGCAAAAAGATTAAATGAAGGTGAAGTATTTCTTTTAGCTCCTGGTGGTGTTGGTGCACCAACAATTGTTTCGCTTATGCAAATCAATCCATTGAAACTCATTCTCAATGTAAGTGAAAGCAACTTAAAAGATGTTAAACTTAATCAGACAGTAGAAATAAAATCAGACATCTTTCCCGATGAAACATTTAGAGGAACAATCAACAGAATAAACCCGGCTGTTAATCCATCAAGCAGAACTTTTGAAGTCGAAGTTAAAATTCCTAATCCGAATGAAAAACTAAAACCCGGAATGTATGTGCGCGCAAAGATTCTTATTGGTAAAACCGAAGGAATAATCGTAAATCGTTCTGCGGCATTAAAGCAGCTTGGCTCAACTGCATATTATGGTTTCATTGTAAAAGATAACACTGCTAAAAGAGTAGAACTCACTCTTGGAAAAGAATTTGACTCACTTGTTGAAATTACTTCCGGTTTGAATGAAGGCGATTATGTTGTTACACGTGGGCAAGGATTGCTGAAAGATGGAAGTAAAGTTGAAATTAAAGTCAAAGCAGAATAA
- a CDS encoding efflux RND transporter permease subunit gives MNLPEISVRRPITTIMLFIAIVIIGFVSFQRLPIDLFPEIEPPVISVLTQYPGASAQDVELNISKKIESGLSSITNLKKIRSVSIDNISVVQLEFEFGTNLDEASNDIRSALEFTKRLLPDDAENPIIFKFSTNIFPIMFIAVQAEESYIGLNKLVENEIIDPLKRVPGVGTVQAFGGPIRQILIHLDERKLEAYNISAAQIAQVLLAENINLPSGSIKMGDMEYNLRLPAEFASANEIKNLVVAQQGGKLVYMRDVATVIDSLKDRTINVRLNGGKGLQIIVQKQSGANTVQVVKDVKAKLEQLKKNLPSDVKIDIIQDSSEFIIQSVANLTEAVLLGAIFVVFVILIFLRQWRATIIIVLVLPVSLIGAFIYLYFTGNTINIISLSSLSIAVGLVVDDAIVILENISRHVEQGARPREAAVFGSAEVGLAVAAATFTIVAVFFPLVFISGIAGILFNQLGFLVTVMILVSLLAALTLIPMLASKLLKSRKEAKPITNPLLKKIDSSLARFFNSVDDIYKRILEWALNHKKTVVFTALLIFVGSILLIPMLGTEFIPKSDSSQFQIFLEIEPGKRLEETLEYVKKVEDIIKKDFPEVEFVSVRAGVNDAGFSSILFGQNEGANIAGFQIRTTKLKDRKRTVFEMADALRERLREFVGIKSFSVNTAGAGAFLTGATGAPIEVDIVGPDLEESYKIANQLRDYMTKLEGTRDVRIDIGDPRPELQIVLDREKLALAGLNTALVGNTLRNNYFGIVATKYRELGDEYDVFISLPPDKKSSIAEIENLPIKTLLGTTVRLKDVGGIVQEYSPPTIKRKEQERVIGVLSDISGRSLGEVAGDIRNFVSKIELPPNTTIEFAGQVEQQSDAFKDLLLLLALSIVLVYMVMAAQFESLVDPFIIMFSVPFAFSGVFIGLFATGTTFSVIAFLGSIILVGIVVKNAIVLVDFTNITRARGYELREAIVYSGRNRLRPVLMTTFTTLLGLIPLAVSAGDGSEVWRPLGISTIGGLLFSTLITLVLVPVLYSVFETRFKRKKKEID, from the coding sequence ATGAATTTACCTGAAATATCTGTACGCCGACCAATAACAACAATAATGCTTTTTATAGCTATTGTTATTATTGGATTCGTTTCGTTTCAAAGATTACCGATAGATCTGTTTCCTGAAATTGAACCGCCTGTAATAAGTGTGCTAACGCAATATCCCGGTGCTAGTGCTCAGGATGTTGAGTTAAATATTTCTAAGAAAATTGAAAGCGGACTTAGCTCAATTACTAATCTTAAAAAAATTCGCTCGGTTTCAATTGATAACATTTCGGTTGTTCAACTTGAATTTGAATTCGGGACTAATCTTGATGAAGCATCGAATGATATTCGTTCAGCACTTGAGTTTACGAAACGATTGTTGCCTGATGATGCTGAAAATCCAATAATATTCAAATTCAGCACGAACATATTTCCTATAATGTTTATTGCTGTTCAAGCTGAAGAAAGTTATATAGGATTAAACAAGTTAGTTGAAAATGAAATTATTGACCCACTTAAAAGAGTGCCTGGCGTCGGCACTGTTCAGGCATTTGGCGGACCAATCAGACAAATCTTAATTCATCTTGATGAAAGAAAGTTAGAAGCATATAACATTTCTGCTGCACAGATTGCACAAGTTCTACTGGCAGAAAATATTAATCTACCTTCTGGTTCAATAAAAATGGGAGATATGGAATACAATCTCCGTTTGCCTGCTGAGTTTGCAAGTGCAAATGAAATTAAAAATCTTGTTGTTGCTCAGCAAGGTGGTAAGCTTGTTTATATGCGCGATGTTGCAACAGTTATTGACAGTTTGAAAGACAGAACTATCAATGTAAGATTGAATGGTGGAAAAGGGCTTCAGATAATTGTTCAGAAACAATCAGGTGCAAACACAGTACAGGTTGTTAAAGATGTTAAAGCAAAACTTGAGCAACTAAAGAAAAATCTTCCTTCGGATGTTAAGATTGATATTATTCAGGATTCATCTGAATTTATTATTCAGTCGGTTGCAAATCTTACGGAAGCAGTGTTGTTGGGAGCGATATTCGTTGTGTTTGTTATTCTGATTTTCTTAAGACAATGGCGTGCAACAATTATCATTGTGCTTGTGCTTCCTGTTTCTTTGATTGGTGCATTTATTTATCTCTACTTTACAGGAAATACAATCAATATCATTTCGCTTTCGTCGCTTTCAATTGCGGTTGGTCTTGTTGTGGATGATGCAATTGTAATACTTGAAAATATATCACGACACGTTGAACAAGGTGCGCGTCCAAGAGAAGCAGCAGTTTTTGGTTCTGCAGAAGTTGGATTGGCAGTTGCAGCGGCTACATTTACAATCGTTGCTGTATTCTTCCCGTTAGTGTTTATTTCTGGTATAGCAGGAATTCTTTTCAATCAGCTTGGATTTCTTGTAACAGTAATGATTCTTGTATCATTGCTTGCTGCTTTAACTTTGATTCCAATGTTAGCATCCAAACTTCTTAAATCAAGAAAAGAAGCTAAACCAATTACAAATCCTTTGTTAAAGAAAATTGATTCATCACTTGCACGATTTTTTAATTCAGTGGATGATATTTATAAAAGAATTCTTGAGTGGGCGCTTAATCACAAGAAAACAGTTGTTTTCACTGCTCTGTTAATCTTTGTCGGATCGATCTTACTAATTCCAATGCTCGGAACTGAATTTATACCGAAATCGGATTCATCACAGTTCCAGATATTTCTTGAGATAGAACCTGGTAAAAGACTTGAAGAAACTCTTGAATATGTGAAGAAAGTTGAAGACATAATCAAAAAAGATTTTCCGGAAGTTGAGTTTGTTTCAGTTCGCGCTGGTGTTAATGATGCAGGATTTTCATCAATTCTTTTCGGTCAGAATGAAGGTGCAAACATTGCAGGATTTCAGATAAGAACGACCAAACTTAAAGACCGCAAACGAACTGTTTTTGAAATGGCGGATGCGCTTCGTGAAAGATTAAGAGAATTTGTAGGAATAAAAAGCTTCAGCGTAAACACTGCCGGTGCAGGTGCATTTTTAACCGGTGCAACAGGTGCCCCGATTGAAGTTGATATTGTCGGACCCGATCTTGAAGAATCATACAAGATTGCAAATCAGCTTAGAGATTATATGACAAAACTTGAAGGCACACGCGATGTTAGAATTGATATTGGTGATCCTCGACCAGAATTACAAATTGTTCTCGACAGAGAAAAACTTGCCCTTGCAGGATTGAATACTGCATTGGTTGGAAATACATTAAGAAATAATTATTTCGGAATCGTTGCAACAAAATATCGCGAACTTGGCGATGAATATGATGTTTTCATAAGCTTACCTCCGGATAAAAAATCAAGTATTGCCGAAATAGAAAATCTTCCAATCAAAACTTTACTCGGTACTACTGTCAGACTAAAAGATGTTGGAGGGATTGTTCAGGAATATTCGCCTCCGACAATCAAAAGAAAAGAACAGGAAAGAGTTATCGGAGTTCTGTCTGATATAAGCGGAAGATCTCTTGGAGAAGTTGCCGGAGATATAAGAAACTTCGTTTCAAAGATTGAACTTCCTCCAAATACGACAATAGAATTTGCAGGACAGGTTGAACAGCAAAGTGATGCTTTCAAAGACTTATTGCTGCTACTTGCATTAAGTATCGTATTGGTTTATATGGTAATGGCAGCACAATTTGAATCATTAGTTGATCCTTTTATAATAATGTTCTCTGTTCCGTTTGCATTTTCGGGAGTGTTCATCGGATTGTTTGCAACCGGTACAACTTTCAGCGTAATTGCATTTCTGGGAAGTATTATTCTTGTTGGTATCGTTGTGAAGAATGCAATTGTGCTTGTCGATTTTACCAATATAA
- a CDS encoding TolC family protein, protein MKKLFVLLLAFSFSAFAQNKNLTLTMDEAINLALEKNSELKIAKMEVEKSEQKLREARSGLFPKLDLSGQYQRYINKPVIFLPPGSPFGPTLEIGSDNSYTAAAQLSLPLFALPLYEGIGLASDALAIAEQNYLSVKNKIVGDVKKSFLAVILTRETKDVMLQSLKNAEDNFENIKRLNAAGTLSDYDVLRAEVQVENLKPVVLQMENNYKLSLEALKVTIGLDANQNIDIVGEMEFDENYKLPTEQEIIEELLQNNPQLAILDKQVQLNDRNVSLEQAAYFPSLAGFGNYQYQTQANDFKFSDYRWVKTFVLGLQLQVPIFNGFKTQSRVSQAEIGLNQAVEQKRNLTEAIKTQALSVLYRVQQALIRIQGQNKTVRTAQEGYEIAKRRLENNVGTQLEVNDAELALRQAKLNRLQAIYDFKVAEADLETVLGRIK, encoded by the coding sequence GTGAAAAAACTATTTGTTCTATTGTTGGCTTTTTCATTTTCGGCGTTTGCACAAAATAAAAATTTAACGCTGACGATGGATGAAGCAATTAATCTTGCTCTCGAAAAAAACTCAGAGCTTAAGATTGCAAAAATGGAAGTGGAAAAATCAGAACAAAAACTTCGTGAGGCACGAAGCGGACTTTTCCCAAAACTTGATTTAAGTGGTCAGTATCAAAGATACATTAACAAACCAGTTATATTCCTTCCACCGGGTTCACCATTCGGTCCAACACTCGAAATTGGTTCAGATAACTCTTACACTGCTGCTGCACAACTATCATTGCCATTATTTGCACTTCCACTTTATGAAGGAATCGGACTTGCTTCTGACGCACTCGCAATTGCAGAGCAAAATTATTTAAGTGTAAAAAACAAAATTGTCGGTGATGTGAAGAAATCTTTTCTTGCTGTAATTCTTACAAGAGAAACCAAAGATGTGATGCTACAAAGTTTGAAAAATGCTGAAGATAATTTCGAGAACATTAAACGGTTAAATGCAGCAGGAACTTTATCCGATTACGATGTGTTGCGTGCTGAAGTACAAGTTGAAAATCTGAAGCCAGTCGTGTTGCAGATGGAGAATAATTATAAACTATCCCTTGAAGCTTTAAAAGTTACAATCGGACTTGATGCTAATCAGAATATTGATATAGTTGGCGAAATGGAGTTTGATGAAAATTATAAACTTCCAACTGAACAGGAAATTATTGAAGAGTTGCTGCAAAACAATCCTCAGCTTGCAATACTTGATAAACAAGTTCAGTTGAATGACAGAAATGTTTCACTTGAGCAGGCAGCTTATTTCCCAAGTTTAGCTGGTTTTGGAAATTATCAGTATCAAACTCAGGCAAATGATTTTAAGTTTTCTGATTATCGTTGGGTTAAAACATTTGTGCTCGGATTGCAATTACAGGTTCCTATATTCAATGGATTTAAAACACAATCAAGAGTTAGTCAGGCAGAGATTGGATTGAATCAGGCAGTTGAACAAAAAAGAAATCTGACAGAAGCAATAAAGACACAAGCATTAAGTGTTCTTTACAGAGTTCAACAAGCTTTGATAAGAATACAGGGACAAAATAAAACTGTGCGAACCGCTCAGGAAGGTTATGAGATTGCAAAACGAAGATTGGAAAACAATGTTGGAACTCAACTCGAAGTTAATGATGCAGAGCTCGCTTTGCGTCAGGCAAAATTAAACCGGCTTCAGGCAATATACGATTTCAAAGTTGCTGAAGCAGATCTTGAAACTGTACTTGGAAGAATTAAATAA